The proteins below are encoded in one region of Helicoverpa armigera isolate CAAS_96S chromosome 11, ASM3070526v1, whole genome shotgun sequence:
- the LOC135117541 gene encoding uncharacterized protein LOC135117541 → MDQVRNHKILQANLNHCAGAQDLFLQTMAEWSIGVAVAAEPYFVSPRPNWVGDVDSSVAIIGSADPNCTPPTLKERGSGYVAAKWGEVIIFGVYFSPNRTLPEFEDFLDRLGASVLRMAPSQVLIMGDFNAKSTAWGSSRPDIRGRAVEEWAAVTGLVLLNRGSVNTCVRWNGGSIVDLTFATPALSARVLDWRVVQDTETLSDHRYIRLDVSVSY, encoded by the coding sequence ATGGACCAAGTCCGTAATCACAAAATACTCCAGGCGAACCTAAATCACTGTGCCGGTGCACAGGACTTGTTTCTGCAAAccatggcagagtggtcgataGGCGTGGCCGTAGCTGCAGAACCATATTTTGTCTCTCCCCGCCCTAACTGGGTGGGTGACGTGGACTCGTCTGTAGCTATAATCGGCTCAGCGGATCCCAACTGCACTCCTCCTACACTCAAGGAAAGGGGCTCGGGATACGTTGCAGCTAAGTGGGGTGAGGTTATCATCTTCGGCGTATACTTTTCTCCGAATAGGACCCTTCCCGAGTTTGAAGACTTCCTTGACAGACTTGGGGCCTCTGTTCTTCGGATGGCACCAAGCCAGGTCTTGATCATGGGGGACTTCAATGCGAAGTCTACTGCATGGGGCTCCTCCCGACCTGACATACGAGGACGTGCTGTCGAAGAATGGGCGGCGGTAACTGGACTCGTTCTTTTGAATAGGGGGTCAGTTAACACGTGCGTGCGGTGGAACGGGGGTTCAATAGTGGATCTCACTTTCGCTACGCCGGCTCTGTCCGCGCGCGTACTAGATTGGCGGGTTGTGCAGGATACTGAAACCTTATCCGACCACAGATACATTCGTCTGGATGTATCTGTGTCTTACTAA